A single Vulpes lagopus strain Blue_001 chromosome 3, ASM1834538v1, whole genome shotgun sequence DNA region contains:
- the CCL26 gene encoding C-C motif chemokine 26, with protein sequence MKSFPVAFLVLLIFILSVHRGVTTRGSDVAKFCCFQYSHKILPWKWIQSYKFTRSSCSQQAVIFTTKKGHKVCAQPKEKWVQRYIALLREQQQS encoded by the exons ATGAAAAGCTTTCCTGTTGCCTTTCTTGTTCTCCTGATCTTCATCCTGAGTGTCCATCGTGGAGTTACCACAC GTGGCAGTGATGTGGCCAAGTTCTGCTGCTTCCAATATAGCCACAAGATCCTTCCCTGGAAGTGGATACAATCCTATAAATTCACCAGGAGCAGCTGCTCCCAGCAGGCTGTGAT ATTCACTACTAAAAAAGGCCATAAAGTCTGTGCACAGCCAAAGGAAAAATGGGTGCAAAGATATATTGCTTTACTCAGAGAACAGCAGCAATCgtga